A genomic segment from Tuwongella immobilis encodes:
- the speA gene encoding biosynthetic arginine decarboxylase gives MTKSAERRGTPSANGLSQPWKVQESVDLYGIKNWGKGYFGVNKAGHVVVYPTKDSSQVIDLKDLVDQLQKRDIQLPILLRFTDILRHRIGEIADAFHTAIKDAKYNGEYCCVYPIKVNQQRHVVEEIIDFGKPFKFGLEAGSKPELLAVLAMTSSSTPIICNGFKDEEFIKMVVLARKLGKQIIPVVEKATELEMIVKYAEELGVRPMIGVRVKLATRGAGRWRSSAGYRSKFGLTLTEVLEAVEYLKKHDMADCLKLVHFHMGSQITNIRKVKDALTEAARIYVELARVGGGVEFLDVGGGLGIDYDGSQTDFESSINYTLQEYANDVVYRIKAVCDDAGVPHPTIISESGRAVVAYHSMLIFDVLGTSNFDRCEAPETIPKDAPQPLSDLFSIYRDLNKKNYTESYHDAAQAMEEALNLFNLGYLSLEMRAQAERLYWAVGKKLQRLVSEMDFVPEELQGLDTLLSDTYFCNFSVFQSMPDSWAIKQLFPIMPIHRLNERPTRRAVLGDITCDSDGKVDQFIDLRDVRSTLELHEHTGEPYYLGAFLLGAYQEILGDLHNLFGDTNAVHVSVDEDGKFSLDEVIKGDTVREVLHYVQYSGDELSTRMRKEVEKAVRGNKLSVTESRQFLRFYESGLDGYTYLEE, from the coding sequence TTATCCCAGCCATGGAAAGTTCAGGAATCGGTCGATTTGTATGGGATCAAGAACTGGGGCAAAGGCTACTTTGGCGTGAACAAAGCCGGCCACGTGGTGGTGTACCCCACCAAAGATTCTTCCCAGGTAATCGACCTCAAGGATTTGGTGGACCAGTTGCAAAAGCGGGACATTCAATTGCCCATTTTGCTGCGGTTCACTGATATTCTGCGCCATCGCATTGGGGAAATTGCCGATGCGTTTCACACGGCCATCAAAGACGCCAAATACAACGGCGAATATTGCTGCGTCTACCCGATCAAGGTCAATCAGCAGCGGCACGTCGTCGAAGAGATCATCGATTTCGGCAAGCCATTCAAGTTCGGCCTGGAAGCGGGCTCGAAGCCGGAACTGCTCGCCGTCTTGGCGATGACCAGCTCGTCGACGCCGATTATCTGCAACGGCTTCAAAGACGAAGAATTCATCAAGATGGTGGTGCTGGCCCGCAAGCTCGGCAAGCAGATCATTCCGGTGGTCGAAAAAGCGACCGAACTCGAAATGATCGTCAAGTATGCCGAAGAGTTGGGCGTTCGCCCGATGATTGGCGTGCGGGTCAAACTCGCCACGCGCGGGGCGGGTCGCTGGCGGTCGAGCGCGGGCTATCGCTCGAAGTTCGGTTTGACCCTGACCGAAGTGTTGGAAGCGGTTGAATACCTGAAAAAGCACGACATGGCCGATTGCCTGAAGCTCGTGCATTTTCACATGGGTTCCCAGATTACCAACATCCGCAAGGTCAAGGATGCGCTGACGGAAGCCGCGCGCATCTATGTCGAACTGGCGCGAGTCGGCGGCGGGGTGGAATTCCTCGACGTGGGCGGCGGGTTGGGCATCGATTACGACGGCTCGCAAACCGATTTCGAATCGTCGATCAACTACACGCTGCAAGAATACGCCAATGACGTGGTGTATCGCATCAAAGCGGTCTGCGATGATGCCGGGGTGCCGCATCCGACGATTATTTCCGAATCGGGCCGTGCGGTGGTCGCGTACCATAGCATGCTGATCTTCGATGTGCTGGGTACTTCGAATTTCGATCGTTGCGAAGCGCCGGAGACCATCCCCAAGGATGCGCCGCAGCCGTTGTCGGATCTGTTCAGCATCTACCGCGATCTGAACAAGAAGAACTACACTGAAAGCTATCACGACGCGGCCCAAGCCATGGAAGAGGCGCTGAACCTCTTCAATCTTGGCTATTTGAGCCTCGAAATGCGAGCGCAGGCGGAGCGGCTCTACTGGGCCGTCGGCAAGAAGCTGCAACGGCTCGTCAGCGAAATGGACTTTGTGCCCGAAGAATTGCAGGGGTTGGATACGCTGCTGTCGGACACCTATTTCTGCAACTTCTCCGTGTTTCAGTCGATGCCGGATAGTTGGGCGATCAAGCAATTGTTCCCGATTATGCCGATTCACCGACTCAACGAGCGCCCCACGCGACGGGCGGTGCTCGGCGACATTACCTGCGATTCGGACGGAAAAGTCGATCAGTTCATCGACTTACGCGATGTCCGCAGCACGCTGGAACTGCACGAACACACCGGCGAACCGTACTATCTCGGGGCGTTCCTGTTGGGAGCGTACCAGGAGATTCTCGGCGATCTGCACAACCTGTTCGGAGATACCAACGCCGTGCATGTCTCGGTGGATGAAGACGGCAAGTTCAGCCTGGATGAGGTCATCAAGGGCGATACCGTCCGCGAAGTGCTTCACTATGTGCAATATTCGGGAGACGAACTTTCGACCCGGATGCGCAAAGAAGTCGAAAAGGCGGTGCGAGGCAACAAGCTCTCCGTGACGGAATCGCGTCAGTTCTTGCGATTCTACGAATCGGGGCTGGATGGATACACCTACCTCGAAGAATAA
- a CDS encoding S46 family peptidase, whose translation MTRRRPGSRLAGLFACILIGAFPMSSWSDEGMWLLNEPPTARLQEKYQFALTPQWLEHAQLASIRFNSGGSASFVSPDGLIITNHHVGSDFLQKLSTAQDDLLKNGFYAPTREQERKCPDLEINILQSIQDVTDRVNAAVKPEMAAAEAFAARRAVISAIEKESLDATGLRSDVVTLYQGAVYHLYRYRKYTDVRLVFAPESEIASFGGDVDNFEYPRHSLDICFFRAYDNNQPVKPPHWLKWSTTGPTADDVVFVTGHPGTTNRLETVAKLRHRRDVTLPYTLNRLRAAEAALLQFGERDPANARIAQSALHRVANARKAFSGQFQGLLDPAILRQKLQSELALAQSPKLTAADRAELAKAIEAIETAQKTLAPMEVEFSLLERGDAFASELFAHARMLVRLASESTKPNAERLREFRESNLESLRLSLFSDAPIEKELERVRLQQSLTFLAEQLGGGSPLVVKILSGKSIPARVEELLNGSKLFDAAERKRLADGGAKAIDDSRDEMILLARLIDPEARAVRKRYETEVEEPERQGYAALAKARFTVYGREVAPDATFTLRLAYGRTIGYQVDGVDLPFHTTFGSLFEKAERLQFREPFNLPERWKQGKAKLDLAVPFNFVSTADTIGGNSGSPVLNRAGEFIGINFDRNRHGLVRNFVYTDVQARHIAVHSAGILEVLRKLYDCPALIAEITGGK comes from the coding sequence ATGACACGCCGACGACCCGGTTCGCGGTTGGCCGGTCTCTTCGCTTGCATCTTGATTGGAGCGTTCCCGATGTCCAGTTGGTCCGATGAAGGCATGTGGCTGCTCAACGAACCGCCCACCGCTCGACTCCAAGAGAAGTATCAATTTGCCCTCACGCCGCAATGGTTGGAACATGCCCAGCTCGCGTCGATTCGCTTCAATTCCGGTGGCTCGGCCAGTTTTGTCTCGCCCGATGGTCTGATTATCACCAATCACCATGTCGGGTCGGATTTCCTGCAAAAACTCAGCACCGCCCAAGACGATTTGCTCAAGAACGGCTTCTATGCCCCCACTCGGGAGCAAGAACGCAAATGCCCGGATCTGGAAATCAACATTCTGCAATCGATTCAGGATGTCACCGATCGAGTGAATGCGGCCGTCAAGCCGGAAATGGCAGCAGCAGAAGCCTTTGCGGCACGTCGGGCGGTGATTTCGGCCATCGAGAAAGAATCGCTCGATGCCACGGGATTGCGGTCGGATGTGGTCACGCTCTATCAGGGGGCGGTCTATCACCTGTATCGCTATCGCAAATATACGGACGTTCGATTGGTGTTTGCTCCGGAAAGCGAAATCGCCAGTTTCGGCGGCGATGTCGACAATTTTGAATACCCCCGCCACTCGCTGGATATCTGCTTTTTCCGCGCATATGACAACAATCAGCCGGTCAAGCCGCCGCATTGGTTGAAGTGGAGCACCACCGGCCCGACCGCGGATGATGTGGTGTTTGTCACCGGCCACCCCGGAACGACCAATCGCCTGGAAACCGTGGCGAAGCTTCGACATCGACGCGATGTCACGCTGCCATATACGCTCAATCGCTTGCGAGCGGCGGAAGCGGCGCTGTTGCAGTTCGGCGAACGCGATCCGGCGAATGCCCGCATTGCCCAATCCGCCTTGCATCGCGTGGCCAACGCCCGCAAGGCATTCAGCGGCCAATTCCAGGGATTGCTCGATCCCGCGATTTTGCGACAAAAATTGCAGTCCGAATTGGCACTGGCCCAATCGCCGAAATTGACCGCCGCCGACCGCGCGGAATTGGCCAAAGCCATCGAAGCGATTGAAACCGCTCAGAAAACCCTTGCTCCCATGGAAGTCGAATTCTCCCTGCTGGAACGCGGCGATGCGTTTGCCTCGGAATTATTCGCCCATGCCCGCATGCTGGTGCGATTGGCCAGCGAATCGACCAAACCCAATGCCGAACGCTTGCGGGAATTCCGCGAGAGCAATTTGGAATCGCTGCGATTGTCGCTCTTTTCCGATGCCCCCATCGAAAAGGAATTGGAACGAGTCCGCTTGCAACAATCGTTGACCTTCTTGGCCGAGCAACTCGGCGGCGGATCACCGCTTGTCGTCAAAATTCTCAGCGGCAAATCGATTCCCGCCCGCGTGGAAGAACTCCTCAACGGCAGCAAATTGTTCGATGCCGCCGAGCGAAAACGACTGGCCGATGGCGGTGCCAAAGCCATTGACGATAGCCGCGATGAGATGATTCTCTTGGCCCGACTCATCGACCCCGAAGCGCGAGCCGTCCGCAAACGCTACGAAACCGAAGTCGAAGAACCCGAACGCCAAGGCTACGCGGCCCTGGCCAAAGCCCGATTCACAGTGTACGGCCGCGAAGTCGCCCCCGATGCAACCTTCACGCTGCGTTTGGCTTACGGCCGAACCATTGGCTACCAAGTCGATGGGGTCGATCTGCCATTCCATACCACCTTCGGCAGTTTGTTTGAAAAAGCCGAACGCTTGCAATTCCGCGAGCCGTTCAATCTGCCGGAACGCTGGAAACAAGGCAAAGCCAAGCTCGATCTGGCCGTGCCGTTCAATTTTGTCTCCACCGCAGACACCATTGGCGGCAACTCCGGCAGTCCGGTGCTGAATCGCGCCGGCGAGTTCATCGGCATCAATTTCGATCGCAACCGCCATGGCCTGGTCCGCAACTTTGTCTACACGGATGTGCAAGCGAGACACATCGCCGTGCATTCGGCGGGCATTCTGGAAGTGCTGCGAAAATTGTACGATTGCCCCGCGTTGATCGCCGAAATCACGGGCGGCAAATAA